One window of the Sulfitobacter alexandrii genome contains the following:
- a CDS encoding branched-chain amino acid ABC transporter permease, producing the protein MSDLIVILLNAATLTSILMLVGLGLAIIFGLMRVLNLAHGEFVAIGAFAMVVAHDAGLGFVGGLMLAMAVGALGGLLLEWGIVRHLYDRPIQAILATWGVSLAFQQLLQLAFGTGARTVPAPIKGAVEIMGTAYPAYRLLLITLALLIFVALAIAMRKTSLGLDLRAVIQNREMAESVGINTARTFSISFAIGSAVAAVAGALVAPLVSILPQIGVNYLANSFFVVIVGGVGSMGGVLAGSAFIGGLDSLIAYQLSPSLSRAIVLLLAIILVRFRPQGLVKP; encoded by the coding sequence GTGAGTGACCTGATCGTCATCCTGCTGAACGCGGCGACCCTGACCAGCATCCTTATGCTGGTCGGGCTTGGGTTGGCAATCATCTTCGGTCTGATGCGCGTGCTGAACCTGGCGCATGGCGAATTCGTCGCCATCGGCGCCTTTGCCATGGTGGTGGCCCATGACGCGGGCCTCGGTTTCGTGGGGGGGCTGATGCTGGCGATGGCGGTGGGTGCCCTTGGCGGGCTGCTGCTGGAATGGGGGATCGTGCGGCATCTCTATGACCGGCCGATCCAGGCGATCCTTGCGACCTGGGGGGTCAGTCTGGCGTTCCAGCAACTTCTGCAACTGGCCTTCGGGACCGGGGCCCGCACCGTACCCGCACCGATCAAGGGCGCGGTTGAGATCATGGGCACGGCCTATCCGGCCTACCGACTGTTGTTGATCACGCTGGCGTTGCTGATCTTCGTCGCCCTCGCCATCGCGATGCGGAAAACCTCGCTGGGGCTGGACCTGCGGGCGGTGATACAGAACCGGGAGATGGCGGAATCGGTCGGGATCAACACGGCGCGCACGTTCTCGATCTCCTTTGCGATCGGAAGTGCGGTCGCCGCCGTCGCGGGCGCGCTCGTGGCGCCGCTGGTGTCGATCCTGCCGCAGATCGGCGTGAACTATCTGGCCAATTCGTTCTTCGTGGTGATCGTGGGCGGGGTCGGCTCCATGGGCGGGGTGCTGGCGGGCAGCGCCTTCATCGGCGGGCTGGACAGCCTGATCGCCTATCAATTGTCGCCAAGCCTGTCGCGGGCCATCGTGCTGTTGCTGGCGATCATTCTGGTGCGGTTCCGGCCGCAGGGTCTGGTGAAGCCATGA